A genomic window from Salvia miltiorrhiza cultivar Shanhuang (shh) chromosome 5, IMPLAD_Smil_shh, whole genome shotgun sequence includes:
- the LOC131026135 gene encoding uncharacterized protein LOC131026135 — MALPIEITSNQVEIQLVPAEDIKRDLQRMKPEVANQPTDVALCDKRIRDAKVSVLGAFSDSSFSRALTLYQDYKKKDLMTGGNMPYSLTYQVSYALSNSHHTELFLGKEFIEVPEIFKEVAKTVNPNRVEIPQIREIDIEVGDK, encoded by the exons atggcgcttccaattgagataaCCAGcaatcaggtggagatccaaCTTGTTCCAGCGGAAGATATCAAGCGGGATCTCCAaagaatgaagccagaagtcgcta ATCAACCGACTGATGTTGCACTTTGCGACAAGAGGATTAGAGATGCCAAAGTttcagttcttggagctttctcag attcatccttcagccgtgCCCTGACACTCTATCAGGATTACAAGAAGAAGGATCTCATGACGGGAGGAAATATGCCATACTCACTTACATATCAAGTATCGTATGctctatcaaattcccatcacacggaattatttctgggaaaggaATTCATTGAAGTaccagaaatattcaaagaagttgCCAAGACAGTCAATCCGAACCGAGTTGAAATTCCCCAGATTCGGGAAATTGACATCGAAGTAGGAGATAAGTAG